Below is a window of Paraburkholderia azotifigens DNA.
GGATGGTGCTGCTTTTGCGGCACTTTTCGTCGCTCGCCAAGCGGCCCACGCAGCCTGATCTTTGAGCCATGCACAGTCCATTCAGCACTCGACTCAGCCGCGCGTTCAATGCCGCGCGTCCCGCACGCCGCCATATGGTGCGTGCCCTTCGCCACCATTCCGCGCGCACGCGTGCGCTCGCCGAGCAACTGCGCGACGTGAAGCCCGTCGATAGCGTGCGCTTCTGGTTCCGCACCTTCTTCAGCGCGTTGCGCATACAGGGCGCGTCGCGGCGTCTGTCGCTGCGCACGCTGCTGCGCAACCCCTCGCCCGTGCGGATGCTCGGCGTGTCGCCGCGCGCTGCGAAGGCCGCCAGTGTGCCGCGTGCGACGAGCCGCCGCCCGCGACGCCTGTCGACGACGAGCGAAGGCTGGTTCGCGTTTGCGCACTGAGCGCTCGCCGGGTCTTAGACGCCCTCGGGTTACAGCGGACGCGCGATAGCGCCCGCCAGATCGTTGGCGCGCGCGTCAGAAAAAACGCCCTGCATGCGTTTGCATGCAGGGCGTTCTCTTTTGCAGCTCGCTTCGGAACGGATACCGCGCGACGCGCGCGACATTCGGCCGCGCGGATCGCTCGCATCTTCGTTCAGGCGAGAGCGGCAACCGGCTCCGTGCCGGCCGCTTCAGCCAGCGCGAGCGCCTTGTCGGTGGCTTCCCACGTGAATTCCGGCTCTTCGCGGCCGAAGTGGCCGTAGGCAGCCGTCTTTTCGTAGACCGGGCGCAGCAGGTCGAGCATCTGGATGATGCCCTTCGGACGCAGATCGAAGTGTTCCTGAACCAGGCGCGTGATCGTCGCATCCGACACGCGGCCCGTGCCGAATGTGTTGACCATCACCGACGTCGGTTGCGCAACGCCAATTGCGTACGACACCTGGATCAGCGCGCGCGATGCCAGACCCGCGGCGACGATGTTCTTCGCGACATAGCGGCCGGCGTACGCAGCCGAGCGGTCGACCTTCGACGGATCCTTGCCCGAGAACGCGCCGCCGCCGTGCGGAGCCGCGCCGCCGTACGTATCGACGATGATCTTGCGGCCCGTCAGGCCGCAGTCGCCCTGCGGGCCGCCGATCACGAACCGGCCGGTCGGGTTCACGAGGAACTTGATGTCGCCCTTGATCAGTTCAGCCGGCAGCGTCGGCTTGATGACTTCTTCGATCACGGCTTCGCGCAGTTGCGCCAGTTCGATTTCCGGTGCGTGCTGGGTGGACAGCACGACGGTGTCGATCGAGTGCGGCTTGCCGTCGACATAGCGGACCGTGACCTGCGACTTCGCGTCCGGACGCAGCCAGGGGAGACGGCCGTCGCGGCGCAGATTCGCCTGGCGCTCGACGAGACGGTGCGACAGGTGGATCGGCAGCGGCATCAGTTCGGGCGTT
It encodes the following:
- the metK gene encoding methionine adenosyltransferase — its product is MANDYLFTSESVSEGHPDKVADQISDAILDAILAQDKYSRVAAETLCNTGLVVLAGEITTTANVDYIQVARETIKRIGYDNTDYGIDYRGCAVLVAYDKQSPDIAQGVDRAHDNNLDQGAGDQGLMFGYACDETPELMPLPIHLSHRLVERQANLRRDGRLPWLRPDAKSQVTVRYVDGKPHSIDTVVLSTQHAPEIELAQLREAVIEEVIKPTLPAELIKGDIKFLVNPTGRFVIGGPQGDCGLTGRKIIVDTYGGAAPHGGGAFSGKDPSKVDRSAAYAGRYVAKNIVAAGLASRALIQVSYAIGVAQPTSVMVNTFGTGRVSDATITRLVQEHFDLRPKGIIQMLDLLRPVYEKTAAYGHFGREEPEFTWEATDKALALAEAAGTEPVAALA